One part of the Hydra vulgaris chromosome 01, alternate assembly HydraT2T_AEP genome encodes these proteins:
- the LOC136075289 gene encoding uncharacterized protein LOC136075289 isoform X1 yields MFQGLMVFYNDKMTYKKNLRVDDILSKQTQQHVPICGQLLTEKSKAGGLITKAEMLFFTKVCGRYLMNNCIEKDRPTPTEKQDMSKSIVDCFPTLHNGTASGYGYFFDRKLFTGKLRSRRSNCKDIATQWKHSPPSIKSLVNKSCQQ; encoded by the exons ATGTTTCAAG GTTTGATGGTTTTCTATAATGACAAGATgacttataaaaaa aacttaaGAGTAGATGATATTCTCTCCAAGCAGACGCAACAACATGTTCCTATCTGTGGTCAGTTATTGACAGAGAAGTCAAAGGCTGGAGGTCTTATTACCAAAGCcgaaatgttattttttactaaagtttGTGGGCGTTATTTAATGAACAATTGTATTGA aAAAGATAGACCAACTCCAACTGAGAAGCAGGACATGTCTAAGTCAATTGTTGATTGTTTTCCTACTTTGCATAATGGTACAGCTAGTGGCTAT ggATACTTCTTTGatagaaaattatttactgGAAAGCTTCGAAGCAGACGGTCAAATTGTAAAGACATAGCAACACAATGGAAACATTCACCACCAAgcataaa AAGTCTTGTCAACAAGTCTTGTCAACAATGA
- the LOC136075289 gene encoding uncharacterized protein LOC136075289 isoform X2: MFQGLMVFYNDKMTYKKNLRVDDILSKQTQQHVPICGQLLTEKSKAGGLITKAEMLFFTKVCGRYLMNNCIEKDRPTPTEKQDMSKSIVDCFPTLHNGTASGYIFFRDTSLIENYLLESFEADGQIVKT; encoded by the exons ATGTTTCAAG GTTTGATGGTTTTCTATAATGACAAGATgacttataaaaaa aacttaaGAGTAGATGATATTCTCTCCAAGCAGACGCAACAACATGTTCCTATCTGTGGTCAGTTATTGACAGAGAAGTCAAAGGCTGGAGGTCTTATTACCAAAGCcgaaatgttattttttactaaagtttGTGGGCGTTATTTAATGAACAATTGTATTGA aAAAGATAGACCAACTCCAACTGAGAAGCAGGACATGTCTAAGTCAATTGTTGATTGTTTTCCTACTTTGCATAATGGTACAGCTAGTGGCTAT attttttttagggATACTTCTTTGatagaaaattatttactgGAAAGCTTCGAAGCAGACGGTCAAATTGTAAAGACATAG